Proteins from one Caulobacter sp. X genomic window:
- the bioB gene encoding biotin synthase BioB, which produces MSKINAFEPRHDWTLAEVEALFDLPFMDLVHQAANVHRAWFDPSEIQLSQLLSVKTGGCAENCGYCSQSAHFKTGLKAEKLMEAEDVVAKARAARDGGAQRFCMGAAWRELKDRDLPKLATMIAEVKALGMETCATLGMLTADQAKALKAAGLDYYNHNLDTGPDYYKDVVTTRTYQERLDTLAHVRDAGMSTCCGGIVGMGETRRDRAGLLHQLATLPAHPDSLPINGLVPVSGTPLGDKILADGAKQIDSIEFVRTIAVARLVCPKSMVRLSAGREGMSRELQALCFMAGANSIFVGGKLLTTPLPDMDEDSRLFQDLDLKPMGSVRAEFVAAAE; this is translated from the coding sequence ATGAGCAAGATCAACGCGTTCGAACCCCGTCACGACTGGACCCTGGCCGAGGTCGAGGCCCTCTTCGACCTGCCGTTCATGGACCTGGTCCATCAAGCCGCCAACGTCCATCGCGCCTGGTTCGATCCCTCCGAAATTCAGCTCTCGCAGCTCTTGTCCGTCAAGACCGGCGGCTGCGCCGAGAACTGCGGCTATTGCAGCCAGTCCGCCCACTTCAAGACCGGCCTCAAGGCCGAGAAGCTGATGGAGGCCGAGGACGTCGTGGCCAAGGCCCGCGCCGCCCGCGACGGCGGCGCCCAGCGCTTCTGCATGGGCGCGGCCTGGCGCGAGCTGAAGGACCGCGACCTGCCCAAGCTGGCGACCATGATCGCCGAGGTGAAGGCTCTGGGCATGGAGACCTGCGCCACCCTGGGCATGCTGACCGCCGACCAGGCCAAGGCCCTGAAGGCCGCCGGCCTCGACTACTACAACCACAACCTCGACACCGGTCCGGACTACTACAAGGACGTGGTGACCACCCGCACCTATCAGGAGCGGCTGGACACCCTGGCCCACGTCCGCGACGCGGGCATGAGCACCTGCTGCGGCGGCATCGTCGGCATGGGCGAGACGCGCCGCGACCGCGCCGGCCTCCTGCATCAGCTGGCCACCCTGCCGGCCCACCCCGACAGCCTGCCGATCAACGGCCTGGTGCCCGTCAGCGGCACCCCGCTGGGCGACAAGATCCTGGCGGATGGCGCCAAGCAGATCGACTCGATCGAGTTCGTCCGCACCATCGCCGTCGCCCGCCTGGTCTGCCCGAAATCGATGGTCCGCCTGTCGGCCGGCCGCGAGGGCATGAGCCGCGAGCTGCAGGCCCTGTGCTTCATGGCCGGCGCCAACTCGATCTTCGTCGGCGGCAAGCTCCTGACCACCCCGCTGCCCGACATGGACGAGGACAGCCGCCTGTTCCAGGACCTGGACCTGAAGCCGATGGGCTCGGTCCGCGCCGAGTTCGTGGCGGCGGCGGAGTAG
- a CDS encoding phage Gp37/Gp68 family protein, translating to MAETQIEWTDATWNPVAGCTIVSAGCTHCYAMEMARRLEAMGVPKYQGLVRRSGARTIWNGVVREDEGALAIPHGWKKPRKIFVNSMSDLFHEGVSDAFIRKVWRVMQDTPHHHYQILTKRPERMASVVATQIGNVLPNVWLGTSVESAEVAGRIDYLRTVPAAIRFVSFEPLIGAVGEIDLSGIQWAIVGGESGRFARPIREEWIDEIYGQCAKFETAFFFKQWGTWGKDNKRRSKKANGREYRGRTWDEMPTSLAAVP from the coding sequence ATGGCTGAAACGCAAATCGAGTGGACTGACGCCACCTGGAACCCGGTCGCAGGGTGTACGATCGTGAGCGCCGGCTGTACCCACTGTTACGCCATGGAGATGGCACGCCGCCTAGAAGCCATGGGCGTCCCCAAATATCAGGGACTGGTCCGACGAAGCGGCGCTCGCACCATTTGGAATGGCGTTGTCCGCGAGGACGAGGGCGCGCTGGCCATCCCGCACGGGTGGAAGAAGCCAAGGAAGATTTTTGTCAACTCGATGAGCGACCTGTTCCATGAGGGCGTGAGCGACGCCTTCATCAGAAAGGTCTGGCGGGTAATGCAAGACACGCCCCACCATCACTATCAGATTTTGACTAAGCGGCCCGAGCGCATGGCGTCGGTCGTTGCTACGCAGATCGGCAACGTGCTGCCCAATGTCTGGCTTGGAACCAGCGTCGAGAGCGCAGAGGTCGCTGGGCGGATTGATTACCTTCGCACTGTGCCGGCGGCTATCCGGTTTGTCTCATTCGAGCCGTTGATCGGTGCCGTAGGTGAGATCGATCTTTCCGGTATCCAATGGGCGATCGTCGGCGGTGAGAGCGGCCGGTTCGCGCGCCCCATTCGAGAAGAATGGATCGACGAAATCTACGGCCAATGCGCCAAGTTCGAGACGGCCTTCTTCTTTAAGCAATGGGGGACCTGGGGCAAGGACAACAAGCGCAGGTCCAAGAAAGCTAATGGTCGAGAGTATCGAGGTCGGACCTGGGACGAAATGCCAACAAGCTTGGCCGCCGTACCATAA
- a CDS encoding three-Cys-motif partner protein TcmP: MEKPYEWANGAELEEHSRRKHKILREYFFQYITVRCQLPQQERFRLAVIDGFAGGGRYKCGTSGSPLIFVEELKRAIDAVNTQRAAQGLGLIEIECLLVLNDFSRDAIERLKVNLAPLQTDIQSTTPRLHVRVEYMNDPFEGAYPKIKRALEQGRYRNVLFNLDQCGHKHVERATLVDIMRSYSSVEIFYTFAIEALISFLKKADPIKLADQLRPFGLQSTDLSALEGAMSKNTWLGAAERLVFDAFRSCAPYVSPFSINNPGGWRYWMIHFANVVRARQVYNNVLHDNASAQAHFGRSGLNMLSYDPSHEDGALYLFDVSGREGARTQLLTDIPRLISEAGDVIRVGEFYEGIYNATPAHTDDVHQALIDNPDIQVITPTGGERRSAKAIDAGDILKLKDQKSFFPMFFDAGKKT, from the coding sequence ATGGAGAAACCTTACGAGTGGGCGAATGGTGCTGAACTTGAGGAGCATTCGCGCCGTAAGCACAAGATTCTCCGCGAATACTTCTTCCAGTATATAACAGTGCGCTGTCAGCTCCCCCAGCAAGAGCGATTTCGACTAGCGGTCATTGATGGCTTCGCAGGTGGCGGGCGCTATAAGTGTGGCACGTCGGGATCGCCGCTCATCTTCGTTGAGGAGCTAAAACGGGCGATCGACGCGGTCAACACACAGCGCGCCGCTCAGGGGCTAGGTTTGATCGAGATCGAATGCTTGCTCGTGCTGAACGACTTCAGTCGAGACGCGATTGAGCGGTTAAAGGTCAACTTGGCACCGCTCCAAACCGATATTCAATCTACGACGCCGCGCCTGCATGTGCGCGTCGAGTACATGAACGACCCGTTTGAGGGGGCCTACCCGAAGATCAAGCGAGCGCTCGAACAGGGACGATACCGCAATGTTCTCTTCAATCTAGACCAATGCGGACACAAGCATGTCGAGCGGGCCACGCTGGTTGATATCATGCGGTCCTACTCGTCGGTGGAGATTTTCTATACCTTTGCGATCGAGGCACTTATCTCATTCCTGAAAAAGGCCGATCCGATAAAGCTTGCGGATCAGCTTCGTCCGTTCGGACTGCAGTCGACGGATCTGAGCGCGTTGGAAGGCGCTATGAGCAAGAACACATGGCTCGGTGCTGCGGAGCGACTGGTGTTCGACGCCTTCAGGTCATGCGCCCCTTATGTGAGTCCATTTTCAATCAATAACCCAGGCGGCTGGCGTTATTGGATGATCCATTTCGCCAACGTGGTCAGGGCCCGGCAGGTTTACAACAACGTCCTGCATGACAACGCTAGCGCCCAAGCGCACTTCGGCCGCTCGGGCTTGAACATGCTTTCCTATGACCCCAGCCATGAAGACGGGGCGCTCTATCTATTTGATGTCAGCGGACGGGAGGGAGCCCGAACCCAGTTGCTGACCGATATCCCTCGGCTTATCTCGGAGGCGGGGGATGTCATTCGGGTCGGCGAATTCTATGAGGGAATCTATAATGCAACTCCCGCTCACACCGACGACGTCCACCAAGCCCTCATCGATAACCCAGATATTCAGGTGATCACGCCCACCGGAGGAGAGCGTCGCTCTGCAAAGGCGATCGACGCGGGTGACATTCTTAAGCTCAAAGACCAGAAGAGCTTCTTCCCGATGTTCTTCGATGCCGGGAAGAAGACTTAG
- a CDS encoding HPr family phosphocarrier protein: MSGMNSRTVEIVNERGLHARASAKFVKMASSFDAEVTVSRDGASVDARSIMGLMMLAAGIGSTIDISAEGPEAAAALEALCELVANRFDEER, from the coding sequence GTGAGCGGAATGAATTCCAGAACGGTCGAGATCGTCAACGAGCGCGGACTGCACGCCCGCGCCTCGGCCAAGTTCGTGAAGATGGCGTCCAGCTTCGACGCCGAAGTGACCGTCAGCCGCGACGGCGCCAGCGTCGACGCCCGCTCGATCATGGGCCTGATGATGCTGGCCGCCGGCATCGGCTCGACCATCGACATCAGCGCCGAGGGGCCGGAGGCGGCGGCGGCGCTGGAGGCGTTGTGTGAGCTGGTGGCGAACCGGTTTGATGAGGAGCGGTAG
- a CDS encoding PTS sugar transporter subunit IIA — MIGLVIVTHGRLAEEFVSAMEHVVGPQTAVKAICIGPEDDMERRRSDILKACADVDQDGHGVILLTDMFGGTPSNLAISVMEQTKAEVIAGLNLPMLIKLASVRQRESLQACVAHAQEAGRKYISVASYVLAGEK; from the coding sequence ATGATCGGGCTCGTGATCGTGACGCACGGGCGTCTGGCGGAAGAGTTTGTCTCCGCCATGGAGCATGTGGTCGGTCCGCAGACCGCCGTGAAGGCGATCTGCATCGGCCCCGAGGACGACATGGAGCGCCGCCGCTCCGACATCCTCAAGGCCTGCGCCGACGTCGACCAGGACGGCCACGGCGTCATCCTGCTGACCGACATGTTCGGCGGCACGCCCAGCAACCTGGCCATCTCGGTGATGGAGCAGACCAAGGCCGAGGTCATCGCCGGCCTGAACCTACCCATGCTGATCAAGCTGGCCAGCGTGCGTCAGCGCGAGAGCCTGCAGGCCTGCGTCGCCCACGCCCAGGAAGCTGGACGCAAGTACATCTCCGTGGCCTCCTACGTGCTCGCCGGAGAGAAGTGA
- a CDS encoding HPr kinase/phosphorylase, producing MRHAGLIARRQDGVWRGALIEGPSGAGKSDLALRALAHGFRLVADDRVLAFAAGGRLYGKAPDTLAGLIEVRGLGVVAAEAALPFCEVAVVIRCVAAPEAVERLPEPRTETIAGMTVPVFDLWPREPAAPLKIVRIMQSLGVPL from the coding sequence ATCCGCCACGCCGGCCTGATCGCCCGCCGCCAGGACGGCGTCTGGCGCGGCGCCCTGATCGAGGGCCCCTCCGGCGCGGGCAAGAGCGACCTGGCCCTGCGCGCCCTGGCCCACGGCTTCCGCCTGGTCGCCGACGACCGCGTCCTCGCCTTCGCCGCCGGCGGCCGCCTCTATGGCAAGGCCCCCGACACCCTGGCCGGCCTGATCGAAGTGCGCGGCCTGGGCGTCGTCGCCGCCGAGGCCGCCCTGCCCTTCTGCGAGGTCGCCGTCGTCATCCGCTGCGTCGCCGCGCCCGAGGCCGTCGAGCGCCTGCCCGAGCCCCGGACCGAGACGATCGCGGGCATGACCGTCCCCGTCTTCGACCTGTGGCCGCGAGAACCCGCCGCGCCTCTGAAAATCGTTCGCATCATGCAGTCTCTTGGAGTCCCTCTCTAA
- a CDS encoding ATP-binding protein translates to MATVTARPEPSGADAPRGRLAWPRGSRLGRLIITLNVLALVIVVVGALVLNELRSGLVNARIDSLSTQGELIANVIDQSATIGEPEPALDSYTASQIFQLLFIPRSQRARLFDAHGKVLADSFVVADRVDWKVLPPARKPGQTQDGPRKTPAEQAKAERAQKALADEIAQAMKGRTVAGTRIDEDGERVVSVSIPIQHVRAILGVLTLEAGDVDEIISAERRALLPFIVVAMIAILTSSVLLHRLIAIPVQRLARAADQVRLQGARAISLPDLSRRHDELGDLSRSLEDMTHSLSERMDAIERFAADVAHEIKNPLTSIRSAVETLDLVSDPAARARLLAILQNDVNRLDRLVTDISNASRLDAELSRDPPRALDLNRLLTEVTSLYEAQLRPGDAPGSVRVRFASADPGHPAQILARETPIGQVFRNLIDNARSFSPADGEVRVGLSRAKGRLIATVEDDGPGVPPDNLETIFERFYTSRPKGRAFGGNSGLGLSIARQIVEAHGGLIHAENRHDAAGAVIGARFVVDLPEARA, encoded by the coding sequence TTGGCTACCGTTACCGCGAGGCCTGAGCCTTCGGGGGCCGACGCCCCCCGTGGGCGCCTGGCCTGGCCGCGCGGCTCGCGGCTGGGCCGGCTGATCATCACCCTGAACGTCCTGGCCCTGGTGATCGTGGTCGTCGGGGCGCTGGTGCTGAACGAGCTGCGCAGCGGCCTCGTCAACGCGCGGATCGACAGCCTCAGCACCCAGGGCGAGCTGATCGCCAACGTCATCGACCAGTCGGCGACGATCGGCGAGCCCGAACCGGCGCTGGACTCCTATACGGCCAGCCAGATCTTCCAGCTGCTGTTCATCCCGCGCTCGCAGCGGGCGCGGCTGTTCGACGCCCACGGCAAGGTGTTGGCCGACTCGTTCGTGGTCGCCGACCGCGTCGACTGGAAGGTGCTGCCGCCCGCCCGCAAGCCGGGCCAGACCCAGGACGGCCCGCGCAAGACTCCCGCCGAGCAGGCCAAGGCCGAACGCGCCCAGAAGGCCCTGGCCGACGAGATCGCCCAGGCCATGAAGGGCCGCACCGTGGCCGGCACCCGCATCGACGAGGACGGCGAGCGGGTCGTCTCGGTCTCGATCCCGATCCAGCACGTGCGCGCCATCCTCGGCGTGCTGACCCTCGAGGCCGGCGACGTCGACGAGATCATCTCGGCCGAGCGCCGGGCGCTGCTGCCGTTCATCGTCGTGGCCATGATCGCGATCCTGACGTCGAGCGTGCTGCTGCATCGGCTGATCGCCATCCCCGTCCAGCGCCTGGCCCGCGCCGCCGACCAGGTCCGGCTGCAGGGCGCGCGCGCCATCTCCCTGCCCGACCTGTCGCGCCGCCACGACGAGCTGGGCGACCTGTCGCGCTCGCTGGAGGACATGACCCACTCGCTGTCCGAGCGCATGGACGCCATCGAGCGCTTCGCCGCCGACGTGGCCCACGAGATCAAGAACCCCCTGACCTCGATCCGCTCGGCCGTCGAGACCCTGGACCTGGTCAGCGACCCAGCCGCCCGCGCCCGCCTGCTGGCCATCCTGCAGAACGACGTCAACCGGCTGGACCGCCTGGTCACCGACATCTCCAACGCCTCGCGCCTGGACGCCGAGCTGTCGCGCGATCCGCCCAGGGCCCTGGACCTCAATCGCCTGCTGACCGAGGTGACCAGCCTCTACGAAGCCCAGCTGCGGCCCGGCGACGCCCCCGGCAGCGTGCGGGTCCGCTTCGCCAGCGCCGATCCGGGCCATCCGGCGCAGATCCTGGCCCGCGAGACCCCGATCGGCCAGGTGTTCCGCAACCTGATCGACAACGCCCGCTCGTTCAGCCCCGCCGACGGCGAGGTCCGCGTCGGCCTCTCCCGCGCCAAGGGCCGGCTGATCGCCACGGTCGAGGACGACGGCCCCGGCGTCCCGCCCGACAACCTCGAGACCATCTTCGAGCGCTTCTACACCTCGCGTCCCAAGGGCCGGGCGTTCGGCGGCAATTCGGGCCTGGGCCTGTCCATCGCCCGCCAGATCGTCGAGGCCCACGGCGGCCTGATCCACGCCGAGAACCGCCACGACGCCGCCGGCGCGGTGATCGGCGCGCGCTTCGTCGTCGACCTGCCGGAAGCGCGGGCGTGA
- a CDS encoding response regulator transcription factor — MAAITLIDDDENIVASIAMTLQAHGHTVNHFHDGVSGLEGVEANPPDLVILDVKMPRMDGMEVLRRLRQHSEIPVIMLTSKDEEIDEVLGFNLGADDYMHKPFSQRLLVERVKAVLRRARPEGETAPADPNAPGSKVMKRGKLTLDPARHDSLWDGKPVRLTVTEFLLLQALAQRPGFVKSRDNLMDAAYDDQVYVDDRTIDSHIKRMRKKFRQVDPEFDSIETLYGVGYRYREA, encoded by the coding sequence ATGGCCGCCATCACCCTCATTGACGACGACGAGAACATCGTCGCCTCGATCGCGATGACCCTGCAGGCTCATGGGCACACCGTGAACCACTTCCACGACGGCGTGTCGGGGCTGGAAGGCGTCGAGGCCAATCCGCCGGATCTCGTCATCCTGGACGTCAAGATGCCTCGCATGGACGGCATGGAGGTGCTGCGCCGCCTGCGCCAGCACTCCGAGATCCCCGTGATCATGCTGACCTCCAAGGACGAGGAGATCGACGAGGTTCTGGGCTTCAACCTCGGCGCCGACGACTACATGCACAAGCCGTTCAGCCAGCGCCTGCTGGTCGAGCGGGTCAAGGCGGTGCTGCGCCGCGCGCGGCCCGAGGGCGAGACCGCCCCGGCCGACCCGAACGCGCCGGGCTCCAAGGTCATGAAGCGCGGCAAGCTCACCCTGGATCCCGCCCGTCACGACAGCCTGTGGGACGGCAAGCCCGTGCGCCTGACGGTCACCGAGTTCCTGCTGCTGCAGGCCCTGGCCCAGCGTCCCGGCTTCGTGAAGAGCCGCGACAACCTGATGGACGCCGCCTACGACGATCAGGTCTATGTCGACGACCGCACGATCGACAGCCACATCAAGCGCATGCGCAAGAAGTTCCGTCAGGTCGATCCGGAATTCGACTCCATCGAGACCCTGTACGGCGTTGGCTACCGTTACCGCGAGGCCTGA
- a CDS encoding PadR family transcriptional regulator — MTIRQRRPSAQTLAVLHALRRGDWSYGLEIASVTGLKSGSLYPILARLDERGLVESRWLEPERAGRPARHAYRLTAEGLTALRENPTSNHTVLALSPKGAV; from the coding sequence ATGACCATACGCCAGCGCCGCCCCTCCGCTCAGACGCTCGCCGTTCTGCACGCGCTGCGCCGCGGCGACTGGTCGTACGGGTTAGAGATCGCCAGCGTAACCGGGCTGAAGTCCGGCAGCCTGTATCCGATACTGGCGCGGCTGGACGAACGCGGCCTGGTGGAAAGCCGCTGGCTGGAGCCGGAGCGGGCCGGCCGGCCCGCCCGCCATGCCTACCGTCTGACCGCTGAAGGCCTTACCGCGCTGCGCGAGAACCCGACCTCCAACCACACAGTGCTGGCGCTGTCGCCCAAGGGAGCCGTCTGA
- a CDS encoding SDR family NAD(P)-dependent oxidoreductase: MARKKSVVVTGVSTGIGWGAVKVLVGKGFHVFGSVRKPADADRLKAEFGDAFTPLLFDVTDEAAVRAGARQVEAALGGATLAGLVNNAGVAVAGPLLYLPLDEWKKQLDVNLTGVVIVTQAFAPLLGAGGAPAPEPGRIVNISSVGGRNANPFMAPYCTTKFGLEGLSESLRRELLPFGVDVVVVAPGAVATPIWDKADETDTTRYANTVYAPALEKLRQFMLAIGKSGLPPETIGEAIATALTTAKPKVRYVVSPSPMQVLMTEILPKRTLDRITGRRLGLLPE, from the coding sequence ATGGCGCGGAAGAAGTCTGTGGTGGTCACCGGCGTGTCCACGGGCATTGGCTGGGGCGCGGTCAAGGTGCTGGTCGGCAAGGGCTTTCACGTCTTCGGCAGCGTGCGCAAGCCGGCCGACGCAGACCGCCTGAAGGCCGAGTTCGGCGACGCCTTCACGCCCTTGCTGTTCGACGTCACCGATGAGGCGGCCGTTCGCGCGGGCGCCCGACAGGTTGAAGCCGCGCTGGGCGGCGCGACGCTGGCGGGCCTTGTCAACAACGCCGGCGTCGCCGTGGCCGGTCCCTTGCTCTATCTGCCCTTGGACGAGTGGAAGAAGCAGCTGGACGTCAACCTGACGGGCGTGGTGATCGTCACCCAGGCCTTCGCGCCCCTGCTGGGCGCGGGCGGCGCCCCCGCCCCAGAGCCCGGCCGGATCGTCAACATCTCCTCGGTCGGCGGCCGCAACGCCAATCCGTTCATGGCCCCCTACTGCACCACGAAGTTCGGACTGGAGGGCCTGTCGGAATCCCTGCGCCGCGAGCTGCTGCCGTTCGGGGTCGACGTCGTGGTGGTCGCGCCCGGCGCGGTGGCCACGCCCATCTGGGACAAGGCCGACGAGACCGACACCACCCGCTACGCCAACACCGTCTACGCCCCAGCCCTGGAGAAGCTGCGCCAGTTCATGCTGGCGATCGGCAAGTCGGGCCTGCCGCCGGAGACGATCGGCGAGGCCATCGCCACCGCCCTGACCACCGCCAAGCCCAAGGTCCGCTACGTCGTCTCGCCTTCGCCGATGCAGGTGCTGATGACCGAGATCCTGCCCAAGCGCACGCTGGACAGGATCACCGGCCGGCGGCTGGGATTGCTGCCGGAGTGA
- a CDS encoding DUF5694 domain-containing protein: MFRTIRILAAAVTLASMTAVAQAGDYRPSFHPDTLKGPPRGAPNAVMVLGTPHLSGLPKTFDMARLSPLLEQLAAWKPTGVATESLSGLQCDALRRYPARYAETVKSYCPDPSAAGKALGLDVPAANAEAERLLAAWPAEPSAAQRRRLAAVFLAAGERGSALVQWLRLPEAERKAGEELNDELVALLEKIRASRNETYSIAAVLAARLGHERLWSVDDHTADTAESADPAELKAFETAIRAAWDNPVSHARRAEDTRLQQDLDKPDGVLNLYRVYNGAKAQRMAYEGDFGAALRDPSPQGFGRQYVGYWETRNLRMVANIRDVLGQHPGMRLLAIVGASHKGYYEAYLNQMHDVRLVDVQTALR; this comes from the coding sequence ATGTTTCGCACCATCCGCATCCTGGCCGCGGCCGTGACCTTGGCCAGCATGACCGCCGTCGCCCAGGCGGGGGATTATCGGCCGTCCTTCCATCCGGACACCTTGAAGGGACCGCCGCGCGGCGCGCCAAACGCGGTGATGGTTCTGGGCACGCCGCATCTTTCGGGCCTGCCCAAGACCTTCGACATGGCGCGGCTGTCACCCCTGCTGGAACAGCTGGCGGCGTGGAAACCGACCGGCGTCGCCACGGAGAGCCTCTCGGGCCTGCAATGCGACGCGCTGCGGCGGTATCCCGCCCGCTACGCCGAGACCGTGAAGAGCTACTGCCCCGATCCCTCGGCGGCGGGCAAGGCTTTGGGCCTGGATGTTCCCGCGGCCAACGCCGAGGCCGAGCGCCTGTTGGCCGCCTGGCCCGCCGAGCCCAGCGCCGCCCAGCGTCGCCGTCTGGCCGCCGTCTTCCTGGCGGCGGGCGAGCGCGGCTCGGCCTTGGTCCAGTGGCTGCGGCTGCCGGAAGCCGAGCGGAAGGCCGGCGAGGAGCTGAATGACGAGCTTGTGGCCCTGCTGGAAAAGATCAGGGCCAGCCGCAACGAGACCTATTCGATCGCGGCCGTCCTCGCCGCGCGCCTGGGGCACGAACGCCTGTGGAGCGTCGATGACCACACGGCCGACACCGCCGAAAGCGCCGATCCCGCCGAACTGAAGGCCTTCGAGACCGCCATCCGGGCCGCCTGGGACAATCCGGTCAGCCACGCCCGGCGAGCCGAGGACACGCGCCTTCAGCAAGACCTCGACAAGCCGGATGGCGTGCTGAACCTCTATCGCGTCTACAACGGCGCCAAGGCCCAGCGCATGGCCTATGAAGGCGACTTCGGCGCGGCCCTGCGAGACCCCTCGCCCCAGGGCTTCGGCCGCCAGTACGTCGGCTACTGGGAGACGCGGAACCTGCGGATGGTCGCCAATATCCGCGACGTGCTGGGCCAGCATCCCGGCATGCGCCTGCTGGCGATCGTCGGCGCCTCGCACAAGGGCTATTACGAGGCTTATCTGAACCAGATGCATGACGTGCGGCTGGTCGATGTCCAGACCGCGCTGCGCTGA
- a CDS encoding EthD family reductase — translation MAVFTVLYPAREGAKFDHAYYDAHHIPLVKKAFAETGLTDVQVLTGVSAGDGGPAPFVKIVTLFFRDAEAMQASLTSPQGAELTADVPNFTDIQPIAQISVA, via the coding sequence ATGGCCGTGTTCACCGTCCTCTATCCCGCTCGCGAAGGCGCGAAGTTCGATCACGCCTACTACGACGCCCACCACATCCCGCTGGTGAAGAAGGCCTTCGCCGAGACGGGCCTGACCGACGTGCAGGTCCTGACGGGCGTCTCCGCCGGCGACGGCGGACCCGCGCCGTTCGTCAAGATCGTCACCTTGTTCTTCCGCGACGCCGAGGCGATGCAGGCCTCGCTGACCAGTCCGCAGGGGGCTGAACTGACGGCCGACGTGCCCAACTTCACCGACATCCAGCCGATCGCGCAGATCAGCGTGGCCTAG
- the pseC gene encoding UDP-4-amino-4,6-dideoxy-N-acetyl-beta-L-altrosamine transaminase, with protein sequence MSGFLPYGRQTIEDDDIAAVAEALRGDFLTTGPTVEAFETAFAQKVGARHAVAVSNGTATLHLAMLALKIGEGDTCIAPSVTFLATANCARYVGAEVVFADVDPDSGLMTPETLAEALNRAAGRRVRAILPVHLRGDVCDLPALRALADAAGAALVEDAPHALGSIATFDGLAHPVGDGAYSSFASFSFHPVKTLATGEGGMLTTNDAALAERARLLRSHGMVRPAGGDPWWYEMPELGFNYRIPDVLCALGLSQLNKLDRFVARRRELTALYAKLLPERAPKARLAASPAHSNPALHLLTVLIDFEGLGLTRRAVVEALKAKGVGTQVHYIPVHRQPYYVNRQGLADLPGADAWYARCLTLPLYPAMTDGDVERVVDALAEVLA encoded by the coding sequence ATGAGCGGGTTCCTCCCCTACGGCCGCCAGACGATCGAGGACGACGATATCGCGGCCGTCGCGGAGGCCCTGCGCGGCGATTTCCTGACCACCGGCCCCACGGTCGAGGCGTTCGAGACCGCCTTCGCCCAAAAGGTCGGCGCCCGCCATGCCGTCGCCGTCTCGAACGGCACGGCGACCCTGCATCTGGCGATGCTGGCCCTCAAAATCGGAGAGGGCGACACCTGCATCGCCCCGTCCGTGACCTTCCTGGCCACCGCCAACTGCGCCCGTTACGTCGGAGCCGAGGTGGTGTTCGCCGACGTCGACCCCGACAGCGGCCTGATGACGCCGGAGACCCTCGCCGAGGCGCTGAACCGCGCGGCCGGCCGGCGCGTGAGGGCGATCCTGCCCGTCCACCTGCGCGGCGATGTCTGCGACCTGCCGGCCCTAAGGGCCCTGGCCGACGCGGCCGGCGCGGCGCTGGTCGAGGACGCCCCCCACGCCCTGGGCTCGATCGCCACCTTCGACGGGCTCGCCCACCCGGTCGGCGACGGCGCCTATTCCAGTTTCGCCAGCTTCTCGTTCCACCCGGTCAAGACCCTGGCCACGGGCGAGGGCGGCATGCTGACCACCAACGACGCGGCCCTGGCCGAGCGCGCCCGCCTGCTGCGCTCGCACGGCATGGTCCGTCCGGCCGGCGGCGATCCCTGGTGGTACGAGATGCCGGAGCTCGGCTTCAACTACCGCATCCCCGACGTGCTCTGCGCGCTGGGCCTGTCGCAGCTGAACAAGCTGGACCGCTTCGTCGCCCGCCGGCGCGAACTCACGGCGCTGTACGCCAAGCTCCTGCCCGAGCGCGCGCCCAAGGCCCGCCTGGCCGCGAGCCCCGCGCACTCGAACCCGGCCCTGCACCTCCTGACCGTGCTGATCGACTTCGAGGGCCTGGGGCTGACGCGCCGCGCCGTCGTCGAGGCGCTGAAGGCCAAGGGCGTCGGGACGCAGGTCCACTACATCCCGGTCCACCGCCAGCCCTATTACGTCAACCGCCAGGGCCTCGCCGACCTGCCCGGCGCGGACGCCTGGTACGCCCGCTGCCTGACCCTGCCGCTGTACCCGGCCATGACCGACGGAGATGTCGAGCGGGTGGTCGACGCCCTGGCCGAGGTGTTGGCCTAG